The DNA segment GTATCTTGTGTCTGGAGATCAGGATGCATTGGAAGGAGAATAACCGTGGCACCAGGAGGAGTTGCAGAAGATTGTTGAAAGCCGGCGCCTTGGAAAATGGGTAGTCCTGAAAACTGAGACGCAAGTTGGGGATACTGTTGATGATGGTACTCAGGCGTAGGGGACGTGTTCAAGTCAGGTTTTGACTGGTTCACTCTTGCTTCTATCTCGGAATGTAGTCTTGAGATCTCGGTCTCAAGTACTGATGTTTCATCCTTGAGTTCATTCCTCTCTGTTGTTAACTACATACACCCACAGTTTCCATCACAAAACAATTATTAAACCATTGAGACAAACATTGTTTCAAGGAAGAGGAGAACATGGTGTGTTTAAAGGAAAGTGGCGTACGTAGTTAGATTCAGAGAGGAGAGCAGTTTGCTCCTTTCTAAGGGACTCAATTTGACCAAACACGTCCTTCAAAAACTTAGTAGCTTCACACAGTATGGAGGCTTTCCCACTGTTCTGCTGATTCATTTCTGAGAAAAGAGAAAACGTTTCAGATTAGATATCACAAtgggttaaaaaaaaaaaaa comes from the Brassica rapa cultivar Chiifu-401-42 chromosome A01, CAAS_Brap_v3.01, whole genome shotgun sequence genome and includes:
- the LOC103874479 gene encoding transcription factor bHLH47, which codes for MNQQNSGKASILCEATKFLKDVFGQIESLRKEQTALLSESNYLTTERNELKDETSVLETEISRLHSEIEARVNQSKPDLNTSPTPEYHHQQYPQLASQFSGLPIFQGAGFQQSSATPPGATVILLPMHPDLQTQDTSDLTGHLQTQAPTVMYNSSNVSKPCPRYANAADSWPSRLLGERLRVSE